The following proteins come from a genomic window of Aquimarina sp. MAR_2010_214:
- a CDS encoding alginate lyase family protein, with protein MDRSKLVLLIHTVKHLKFKQVYYQVFYKVRNTFFKKDYAKKLVKEIEPLKWNDSFFYQNSYSKESAFTFLNITHKFEGEIDWNYQEFGKLWTYNLNYFDFLNQEEINVSEGLKLIENYLKNEENLKDGKEPYPISLRGINWIKFLSKNNISDADIDQVLYNHYQTLTHNLEYHLLGNHLLENGYSLLFGAFYFKDEVLYKIAKQILTKELSEQILSDGAHFELSPMYHQILLHRLLDCINLVKNNPWKEDTLIVFLEEKVTVMLSWLQGVTYRNGNIPMVNDSAYDIAPSSDQLFTYGSYLGLQWGEIKVSESGYRMFRKDSYELFVDVGQIGPKYQPGHAHSDTFNFELYVKDKPVIVDLGTSTYEKNQLRLQERQTASHNTVKIGSYEQSKVWDGFRVAKRASVISLKEDKNKIEATHNGYNELGLLHTRKFFPETSAITIKDVISKETEQEQVAFFHFHPDVKNIQIDRTEVHLPNENIYIKFDKEILKIEAENYDYAFGFNKREKAKKIKVYFNTTLSTIINL; from the coding sequence ATGGATAGAAGTAAATTAGTATTACTCATACATACGGTAAAGCACCTTAAGTTTAAACAAGTCTATTATCAAGTTTTTTATAAAGTTAGGAATACATTTTTTAAAAAGGATTATGCCAAAAAATTAGTAAAAGAAATAGAACCTTTAAAGTGGAATGATTCTTTTTTTTATCAAAATAGTTATTCAAAAGAGAGTGCTTTTACTTTTCTCAACATAACACACAAATTTGAAGGTGAAATAGATTGGAATTATCAAGAGTTTGGAAAATTATGGACCTATAACTTAAATTATTTTGATTTCTTAAATCAAGAAGAAATCAATGTAAGCGAAGGGTTGAAATTGATCGAAAACTATTTGAAAAATGAAGAGAATTTAAAAGACGGAAAAGAACCATACCCTATTTCTTTAAGAGGTATTAATTGGATTAAGTTTTTATCAAAAAACAATATTTCTGATGCAGATATTGATCAAGTATTATATAATCACTATCAAACATTAACTCATAATTTAGAATATCATTTATTGGGAAATCATTTACTCGAAAATGGATATTCATTATTATTTGGTGCCTTTTACTTTAAGGATGAAGTTTTATACAAAATTGCAAAGCAAATTTTAACTAAAGAATTGTCTGAGCAAATACTATCTGATGGAGCTCATTTTGAGCTTTCACCTATGTACCATCAGATTTTATTACATCGCTTATTAGATTGTATTAACCTTGTGAAAAATAATCCTTGGAAAGAAGATACATTGATAGTTTTTTTAGAAGAGAAAGTCACTGTAATGCTTTCTTGGTTGCAAGGAGTTACCTACCGTAACGGAAACATTCCGATGGTCAATGATAGTGCTTATGATATAGCACCGTCATCAGATCAATTATTTACGTATGGATCCTATTTAGGTTTACAATGGGGTGAAATAAAAGTTTCAGAATCAGGGTATAGGATGTTTAGAAAAGACAGTTATGAACTTTTTGTAGATGTAGGTCAGATTGGTCCAAAATATCAACCTGGTCATGCGCATTCTGATACATTTAATTTTGAATTGTATGTAAAAGATAAACCAGTTATTGTAGACTTAGGTACGTCTACATATGAGAAAAATCAATTGAGGTTACAAGAACGACAAACAGCCAGTCATAATACAGTAAAGATTGGTTCTTATGAGCAATCAAAGGTTTGGGATGGTTTTAGAGTAGCAAAGCGGGCAAGTGTCATTAGTTTAAAAGAAGATAAGAACAAAATTGAGGCAACTCATAATGGATATAATGAACTTGGTCTTTTGCACACTAGGAAGTTTTTTCCTGAAACATCAGCAATTACTATAAAAGATGTGATTTCAAAAGAGACAGAGCAAGAACAAGTTGCTTTTTTTCATTTTCATCCTGACGTTAAAAATATTCAGATCGATCGTACAGAGGTACATTTACCAAATGAGAATATTTATATAAAGTTTGATAAAGAAATACTCAAAATTGAAGCAGAAAATTACGATTACGCTTTCGGATTTAATAAAAGAGAAAAAGCAAAAAAAATAAAAGTGTATTTTAATACAACTTTGTCTACCATAATTAATTTGTAA
- a CDS encoding glycosyltransferase family 4 protein produces the protein MKLLFLTDNFPPEVNAPATRTYEHCKEWVQDGVDVTVITCAPNFPKGRVFDGYKNKLYQKEIVDGIKVIRVWTYISANEGFLKRILDYLSFMISSFIVGLFIKTDLIIATSPQFFTVISGRWLSFWKRRKWIMEVRDIWPESIKAVGAMDTNPVIRFFEFLEKRMYKSASKIVVVTDSFRKILIERHNVPSSKIGVVKNGANTSLFKPVEKHAGLLKELNLEDKIVIGYIGTHGMAHALDFILKCAKKIQNKKVHFLFLGDGAKKVELLELKNTLKLDNVTMLPSVNKQEVVNYISILDIALVNLKKSDTFKHVIPSKIFELCAMNKPILLGVEGETKILIEEYKVGVTFEPENEKDFLDKVMIIIEKQNHKEGFENLIRDFDRKILAKKMLMFIKD, from the coding sequence ATGAAATTACTTTTTTTAACAGATAATTTTCCTCCAGAGGTAAATGCTCCTGCCACTAGAACCTATGAACATTGTAAAGAATGGGTACAAGATGGTGTAGATGTTACAGTAATCACATGCGCGCCAAATTTTCCAAAAGGAAGGGTTTTTGATGGTTACAAAAATAAACTGTACCAAAAAGAAATCGTTGATGGGATTAAAGTAATACGAGTTTGGACTTATATCTCTGCAAATGAAGGATTCTTAAAAAGAATTTTGGACTATTTAAGTTTCATGATAAGTTCTTTTATAGTAGGGTTATTTATAAAAACAGACCTTATTATAGCTACATCGCCTCAATTCTTTACGGTTATTTCTGGGCGCTGGTTGTCCTTTTGGAAACGAAGGAAATGGATTATGGAGGTAAGAGACATATGGCCAGAATCAATTAAAGCCGTTGGTGCTATGGATACGAATCCAGTAATACGGTTTTTTGAATTTTTAGAAAAGAGAATGTATAAAAGTGCATCAAAAATTGTTGTGGTGACAGATTCTTTTAGAAAAATTTTAATAGAAAGACATAATGTGCCTAGCTCCAAAATAGGAGTCGTTAAAAATGGAGCGAATACTTCATTATTTAAGCCTGTCGAAAAACATGCTGGTTTGTTAAAAGAATTAAATCTAGAGGATAAAATAGTAATAGGGTATATAGGAACTCATGGTATGGCTCATGCCTTAGATTTTATATTAAAATGCGCAAAAAAGATTCAGAATAAAAAAGTACATTTTCTTTTTTTGGGTGATGGTGCAAAAAAGGTAGAGTTGTTAGAACTTAAAAATACATTAAAATTAGACAATGTAACGATGTTACCTTCTGTTAATAAACAAGAAGTGGTTAACTATATTTCAATTCTTGATATAGCATTAGTAAACCTTAAAAAGTCGGATACATTTAAGCATGTAATTCCATCCAAAATTTTTGAATTATGTGCTATGAATAAGCCAATTTTATTAGGAGTTGAAGGAGAAACTAAAATTTTAATCGAAGAATATAAGGTGGGTGTGACTTTTGAACCAGAAAATGAGAAAGATTTTTTGGACAAGGTCATGATTATAATAGAAAAACAAAACCATAAAGAAGGTTTTGAGAACCTCATTAGAGATTTTGATAGAAAAATTTTAGCAAAAAAAATGCTGATGTTTATTAAGGATTAA
- a CDS encoding MraY family glycosyltransferase, which produces MNFLETAILIFIGSFLLTYLTIPKIIGVVSYKRLMDSPNERSSHKIQTPSLGGVAFYYTLIIGLFFISSWDTNSEIIHIIPGLTILFIIGLKDDLVVLSPGSKLIAQIAAVSFVVANSGFTIHSLNGFFNIEEIPYYIYFLIAVFIMVTIINSYNLIDGIDGLASIVGIVILIIYTTIFYLTKEYFYALITISLDACLLAFFGYNVSSTKKIFMGDTGSLIVGFIISIMTLKFLALKPSSSAELPFFLENIPLIAISILIVPLFDTARVFTIRIANKKSPFSPDRNHTHHVLIDYWGLSHKQASYLIGGFNLIFVVLFIILGSTTKNLWLFIILLVSVIILSFIFFRFNYNFTSLKQKILFKRKVKAMKENLKPKKDKHNK; this is translated from the coding sequence TTGAATTTTCTAGAAACAGCAATATTAATTTTTATAGGGTCATTTTTGTTGACATATTTAACGATACCCAAAATTATTGGAGTTGTCTCATATAAAAGATTAATGGATTCCCCTAATGAGAGAAGTTCTCATAAAATCCAAACGCCTAGTTTAGGAGGAGTAGCTTTTTACTATACATTAATTATTGGCTTGTTTTTTATTAGTAGTTGGGACACTAATAGTGAAATTATACATATTATTCCTGGACTTACAATTTTGTTTATTATAGGGCTAAAGGATGATTTGGTTGTTTTATCACCAGGCTCCAAATTAATCGCTCAGATTGCGGCAGTATCTTTTGTTGTTGCTAATAGTGGGTTTACAATACATTCTTTAAATGGTTTTTTTAACATAGAAGAAATACCGTATTACATTTATTTTCTTATTGCAGTATTTATTATGGTAACGATAATAAATTCATATAATCTTATAGATGGGATAGATGGTTTAGCCTCAATTGTAGGAATAGTTATTTTAATTATTTACACAACTATTTTTTATTTAACTAAAGAATATTTTTATGCTTTGATAACTATAAGTTTAGATGCTTGCTTGCTTGCTTTTTTTGGATACAATGTGTCGTCAACCAAAAAAATATTTATGGGAGATACAGGATCACTAATTGTTGGATTTATTATTAGTATTATGACTTTGAAGTTTTTGGCTTTAAAACCATCTTCTTCGGCCGAGTTACCTTTCTTTTTAGAGAATATTCCATTGATTGCAATAAGTATTCTAATCGTGCCACTTTTTGATACAGCCAGAGTTTTTACCATAAGAATTGCAAATAAGAAAAGCCCATTTTCACCTGATCGGAATCATACGCATCATGTCCTTATAGATTATTGGGGCTTATCTCATAAGCAAGCTAGTTATTTAATAGGTGGGTTTAATCTAATTTTTGTAGTATTATTTATTATTCTAGGGAGTACTACTAAGAACTTATGGTTATTCATAATATTGTTGGTTAGTGTAATAATCTTAAGTTTTATTTTCTTTAGGTTTAATTATAATTTTACTTCATTGAAACAGAAGATTTTGTTTAAAAGAAAAGTAAAAGCCATGAAAGAAAATTTGAAACCAAAAAAGGATAAACACAATAAATGA
- a CDS encoding UDP-glucose/GDP-mannose dehydrogenase family protein, translating to MKIAVIGTGYVGLVTGTCLAETGNEVVCIDINKEKIQKMRNGEVPIYEPHLDVLFDRNIKAGRLAFSTSLAEGLDHGDVVFLALPTPEEEDGSADLSYVLGVADQIGKLITEYKVIVDKSTVPVGTAEKVYKTIEKSATCDFDVVSNPEFLREGFAVDDFLKPERIVIGSSSDRATELMQKLYKPFVRSGNPIIVMDEKSAELTKYAANSFLAAKITFMNEIANYCEKVGADVDEVRRGMGTDSRIGKRFLFPGIGYGGSCFPKDVKALHKSGKEVDYDFQILNSVIKVNQKQKIALLPKINMYFNNGLRGKTFAIWGLAFKPETDDIREAPSLYLINELLNAGAIIKAFDPEAMDNVAERYGDKIQFSKTMYEALENADSLIICTEWSIFRTPDFKKIKNSLLYKVIFDGRNLYDINDIEKEGISYFSIGRKDIKL from the coding sequence ATGAAAATTGCAGTAATAGGAACCGGATATGTAGGTTTGGTAACAGGGACATGTTTAGCAGAAACTGGTAATGAGGTAGTTTGCATAGATATAAATAAAGAAAAGATTCAGAAAATGCGTAATGGTGAAGTTCCAATATACGAACCACATCTGGATGTGCTTTTTGATAGAAATATAAAAGCAGGGCGATTAGCATTTTCTACTTCTTTAGCAGAAGGCTTAGATCATGGAGATGTTGTTTTTTTGGCACTTCCTACACCTGAAGAAGAAGATGGTTCTGCCGATTTATCTTATGTTCTTGGAGTGGCTGATCAAATAGGTAAGTTAATAACAGAATATAAAGTTATTGTTGACAAAAGTACAGTTCCTGTTGGAACAGCGGAAAAAGTATATAAAACAATTGAAAAATCTGCTACATGTGATTTTGATGTAGTTTCAAACCCTGAGTTTTTAAGAGAAGGTTTTGCAGTAGATGATTTTTTAAAACCAGAAAGAATCGTAATTGGATCAAGTTCTGATAGAGCAACAGAACTAATGCAAAAATTGTATAAGCCTTTTGTCAGGTCAGGCAACCCAATTATTGTAATGGATGAAAAATCTGCAGAACTCACTAAATATGCAGCTAATTCTTTTCTGGCTGCAAAGATTACGTTTATGAATGAGATTGCCAACTATTGTGAGAAAGTTGGTGCAGATGTGGATGAAGTAAGAAGAGGGATGGGAACTGATTCAAGAATTGGGAAAAGATTTTTATTTCCAGGTATTGGATATGGAGGTTCATGTTTTCCAAAAGATGTAAAAGCACTTCATAAATCTGGAAAAGAAGTTGATTATGATTTTCAAATCTTAAACTCGGTAATTAAAGTAAATCAAAAACAGAAAATTGCTCTATTGCCAAAGATCAATATGTATTTTAATAATGGTCTTAGAGGCAAAACATTTGCTATCTGGGGATTAGCTTTTAAACCAGAAACAGATGATATTAGAGAAGCCCCATCATTATATCTTATCAATGAATTATTAAACGCAGGAGCAATAATCAAAGCTTTTGATCCCGAAGCGATGGATAATGTTGCAGAAAGGTACGGGGATAAAATACAATTTTCAAAAACTATGTATGAAGCTTTAGAAAATGCAGACTCACTAATCATTTGTACAGAATGGAGTATCTTTAGAACCCCTGATTTTAAAAAAATAAAAAATAGCTTACTATATAAAGTTATTTTTGACGGCAGAAATTTGTATGATATTAATGATATTGAGAAAGAAGGAATTTCTTACTTTTCAATAGGAAGAAAAGACATAAAATTGTAG
- a CDS encoding UDP-glucuronic acid decarboxylase family protein, with the protein MKKVLITGAAGFLGSHLCDRFIKEGFHVIGMDNLITGTLKNIEHLFKLKQFEFYHHDVTKFVHVPGELDYILHFASPASPIDYLKIPIQTLKVGSLGTHNLLGLAKEKKARILIASTSEIYGDPLVHPQNEEYYGNVNTIGPRGVYDEAKRFQESITMAYHTYHKLETRIVRIFNTYGPRMRLNDGRVVPAFIGQALRGEDLTIFGDGLQTRSFCYVDDLVEGIYRLLFSDYVYPVNIGNPDEITIKDFAEEIIRLTKTDQKVIYKPLPTNDPLQRQPDITKAKEILDWEPKTNRSEGMKFTLNYFKGFSTEELQKSEHRDFQ; encoded by the coding sequence ATGAAAAAAGTTCTAATTACAGGAGCAGCTGGTTTTCTAGGTTCTCATCTTTGTGATCGGTTTATTAAAGAAGGTTTTCATGTAATTGGTATGGATAACCTGATTACAGGTACACTAAAAAACATTGAACATTTGTTTAAACTAAAACAATTTGAATTCTATCACCATGATGTAACCAAATTTGTTCATGTTCCGGGTGAATTAGATTATATTTTACATTTTGCCTCTCCTGCAAGTCCAATAGATTATCTGAAAATCCCAATTCAAACCCTAAAAGTAGGTTCTTTGGGTACACATAATCTTTTAGGGTTAGCAAAAGAAAAAAAAGCAAGGATTTTAATCGCTTCTACTAGCGAAATTTATGGAGATCCATTAGTACACCCTCAGAATGAAGAATACTATGGTAATGTAAATACTATTGGCCCCAGAGGAGTATACGATGAAGCTAAACGTTTTCAGGAATCGATCACCATGGCCTATCATACTTATCATAAATTAGAAACAAGGATAGTACGTATTTTTAATACTTATGGGCCAAGAATGCGATTAAATGACGGTCGAGTAGTCCCTGCGTTTATCGGTCAGGCATTGAGAGGTGAAGATTTAACAATATTTGGTGATGGATTACAAACACGGTCTTTTTGTTATGTTGATGATTTGGTGGAAGGCATTTACAGACTTCTTTTTAGTGATTATGTATATCCTGTTAATATTGGTAATCCCGATGAGATTACAATCAAAGATTTTGCAGAAGAGATTATAAGGCTTACAAAAACAGATCAAAAAGTTATATATAAACCGCTGCCTACTAATGATCCATTACAGCGACAACCCGATATTACTAAAGCAAAAGAAATTTTGGATTGGGAACCAAAAACAAATAGGTCTGAAGGGATGAAATTTACTTTGAATTATTTTAAAGGTTTCTCTACAGAAGAATTACAAAAAAGTGAACATAGAGATTTTCAATAA
- a CDS encoding O-antigen ligase: MQLGKIVVKATSMFYREDHWVVMTFWNSLYIAFFLLPLGINLPTPFFIISIIFGIGMMFRSEKKFVLDKSLLLFPLYFIVMSLGLIYTDNLISGFDLVQRSLSLLLFPLIFLFVKEDATTVKRLFDFLLVGLVVSFCINVFKAAENLVWHVVDEKENIEIFFFLEGVAREWHHFFVGPLFSRSVNTNYISIYILLVLSYYLKNKLQSRLQLAIVLILFSYLFLLASVAAYLILFIMSILLISDIADKQDKYTMTIIFLMGMLLFLNNPRISDFYSRMKDFNSTGEYYDIITSEKSKLLAWDASIELIKDAPIFGYGVGDANDVLIEKYKELNYTLNYTNKYNAHNQFLQTYLQSGIIGFGVLVSIFVLLAIRMKRSRNEFSVFLILFISLLFESMLVRFNGIVFFSIVTPLLLKKRSILSSRIIRNDNNT; the protein is encoded by the coding sequence GTGCAATTAGGTAAAATAGTAGTGAAAGCTACCAGCATGTTCTATAGAGAAGATCATTGGGTTGTAATGACCTTTTGGAACAGTTTGTATATTGCCTTTTTTTTACTACCACTAGGAATCAACCTCCCAACACCGTTTTTTATAATTTCAATTATTTTTGGAATTGGAATGATGTTTAGATCTGAAAAGAAATTTGTTTTAGATAAATCATTATTGCTTTTTCCATTGTATTTTATTGTAATGTCCTTGGGGTTGATTTACACTGATAATTTGATCAGTGGATTCGACTTGGTACAACGATCACTTTCGTTATTGTTATTTCCTTTAATTTTTCTGTTTGTTAAAGAAGATGCTACTACCGTAAAAAGGTTATTTGATTTTTTACTTGTTGGACTGGTCGTTTCATTTTGTATTAATGTTTTTAAAGCAGCAGAGAATTTGGTGTGGCATGTTGTTGATGAAAAAGAAAATATAGAAATTTTTTTCTTCTTGGAAGGGGTTGCAAGAGAATGGCATCATTTTTTTGTAGGACCTCTTTTTTCTAGATCAGTTAATACAAATTATATTTCAATCTATATACTTTTAGTATTAAGTTATTATCTCAAAAACAAATTACAATCCAGATTGCAGTTGGCTATTGTTCTTATTTTGTTTTCGTATCTCTTTTTATTAGCTTCAGTTGCTGCTTACCTTATTTTATTTATCATGTCAATACTATTAATTTCTGATATTGCTGATAAGCAGGATAAATACACAATGACAATTATCTTCTTAATGGGAATGTTATTGTTTTTAAATAACCCTAGAATATCTGATTTTTACTCCAGAATGAAAGATTTCAATAGTACAGGAGAGTATTATGATATTATAACCTCAGAAAAATCAAAATTATTAGCATGGGATGCGAGCATCGAATTGATTAAAGATGCCCCTATATTTGGTTATGGAGTAGGAGATGCAAACGATGTTTTGATTGAAAAATATAAGGAACTAAACTACACCCTTAATTATACCAACAAGTATAATGCACACAATCAGTTTCTGCAAACGTATTTACAGTCGGGCATAATCGGATTTGGAGTTTTGGTTAGCATATTCGTTTTATTGGCCATACGTATGAAAAGAAGTCGAAATGAGTTTTCAGTCTTTCTAATTCTTTTTATCTCATTATTGTTCGAATCTATGTTAGTGAGATTTAATGGTATCGTATTCTTTTCTATTGTTACTCCTTTACTTTTAAAAAAGAGAAGTATTTTGAGCAGTAGAATTATCCGAAATGATAATAATACATAA